The genomic DNA CGGGGCTCCGTCTGCGGGCGGGCGAGCGGCGGGTTCTCTACGCCCTGCCCGGCGTCCCGGCCGAGATGGAAGCGATGGCGGAGCGCGCTGTCCTGCCGGAGATCGCCTCGATGGCCCCGGCGGCCCTCTTCGTCGAGCGTTCCCTGCGGACCTGCGGCATTCCCGAAACGGTCCTCGCCGAGAAGATCGAACCGCTGCTGCCTCCCGGGGTCCGTGTCGCCTACCTTCCGCATGCGGGGACGGTCGAGCTTCGCGTGAGCGCCGAGGGGGATCCCGCGGAAGTCGAGCCCTACCTCGATCGCCTTACTGCGGTCGCGAAGGAGAGGATCGGCCCGGCCGTCTATTGCGAAGGGGAGATCACGCTCGAGGAAGCGGTCGGGAGGAGCCTCCTGGCACGAAGCTGGCGGCTGGCGGTTGCGGAGTCGCTGACCGGCGGGGGCGTGGGCGCGCGCCTGGTTCGGGTTCCGGGCGCTTCACGCTACTTCCTCGGCGATGTCGTCGCCTACGACAACGCGGCGAAGGTGCGACTGCTGGGCGTCCCGGAATCGACGCTCGCCGAGCACGGCGCCGTGAGCGCGAGGGCGGCGGAAGCGATGGCGGCGGGAGTCCGCGAGCGCTTGGGCGGCGAGATCGGCGTCTCGACGACGGGGATCGCCGGGCCCGAGGGGGGCAGCGCGGGGAAGCCGGTCGGCCTCGTCTACTTCGGGCTCTCGTGGGAGGGGGCGCAGACCTCCCTTCGTAGGATGATGCCGGGGTCGCGGGAGCTTGTGATCGAGAGGTCGATCTTGACCGCGCTGGATCTGGTCCGCAGGGTCGCATCCGGGGTCGCGATCGAGTAGCGGGTCTCGGTCGAATCGGGAGAGGCACAGATGCAGGAGAGGACACGGGCCTTCATCGCCTTCGAGATACCGGACGATGTGAAAGGGAAGATCGGCAGCTTCTGCGACGCGATGCGCTCTTTTCCCGCGGGCCGACTCCCTCCACATGACGGTCAGGTTCTTCGGCGATCTCGATCGCAAGCAACTCGACCGGGCGCGGGCGGCCGTCCGCGATCTCGCCGGCCAATGGGTCGCGCCGGACCTCTCCCTCGGCCAGGTCGGCGCCTTTCCGTCCGCGCGACGGCCCCAGGTCGTCTGGCTGGGCGTCGAGGACGCGGCGGGACATCTGCGTGCCCTCGCCGATCTCGCGGACCGGACGATTCGGATCGCCGGCTTCGGACCCGCCGACAAGCCGTTCGTGGGACACCT from Candidatus Eisenbacteria bacterium includes the following:
- the thpR gene encoding RNA 2',3'-cyclic phosphodiesterase, coding for MTVRFFGDLDRKQLDRARAAVRDLAGQWVAPDLSLGQVGAFPSARRPQVVWLGVEDAAGHLRALADLADRTIRIAGFGPADKPFVGHLTLARVRRGARPADLEELTRGLTPPSGPLTIRSITLFKSDLRPEGPIYTPLEAAAPGAGPGRGE
- a CDS encoding nicotinamide-nucleotide amidohydrolase family protein; the protein is TGGLGGTSDDITRKILATVLKRQLILREDLLATMRERFSRVGRPAPANLEAQALIPFGAELIPNEVGLAPGLRLRAGERRVLYALPGVPAEMEAMAERAVLPEIASMAPAALFVERSLRTCGIPETVLAEKIEPLLPPGVRVAYLPHAGTVELRVSAEGDPAEVEPYLDRLTAVAKERIGPAVYCEGEITLEEAVGRSLLARSWRLAVAESLTGGGVGARLVRVPGASRYFLGDVVAYDNAAKVRLLGVPESTLAEHGAVSARAAEAMAAGVRERLGGEIGVSTTGIAGPEGGSAGKPVGLVYFGLSWEGAQTSLRRMMPGSRELVIERSILTALDLVRRVASGVAIE